Genomic segment of Citrus sinensis cultivar Valencia sweet orange chromosome 7, DVS_A1.0, whole genome shotgun sequence:
AGAAATCAAAAAGCAATTACcctttgttgttgtttgagCAGAAGCTTCATATTCCTACATTCATAGTTATCACCTTTTTGGTCAGGAACCCCAAGACTACCATCACCACAACTGCAAAACCAATTTAGAAAGCTCAAACAACAGATTGTATGAGAAGTAAAAAGGAATACCAACACAGCACATTTAAACTTAGAATGAAGGCTCTTAGGCAATATGATGTCCAATCCAATAGATTCTTCTAGTGGAAAATTTAAGATACCAAACTGTCTGAAGGCCATGACATCCATTCACTCCCAATTTGAGGAAGTTCCATGAATAACTACCATTTGAGATGCTAAAGCTctctaaaagtaaaaatatatttaactttCTATCCAAGggaaaatataagaaaaatggaaaaagaaggcATCTCTACCCTCAAAAACCACCCACGAAAGGAAAGATATATCTCTTCAGGAAGCAGAAACAATTTTCAATAGGGAAATTCTCAATTCCTCTGTGACCCATTATAAGCAGAAACAATTCTCTTTCGTAATACTGATTAAtctaattgtaataaaatgaCACAAGTACAAAAAGTCAGTCTTTCTAAAAGCACCTTAAAATTGAGAATACTTCAATCAACAAACCCACAGATAGGTCAGCTTAATACATTAGTCATGCATTATCGATCTTATAATTTCAAACTGCATTCTGATTAATCAGAAACGTCAAAGGATATTTTTAGTCAGtgtttgaatgaaaatttagCATCCAAAATTAAAACTCACCTGATCCAACAGTTCCTACAAACATCTGGATCACATTCCCGGTCAGCAGCAAAACATGGACACTGACGACTGCGACATTGACTTTTAGCGCAATGACAGCCTCTGAACCGATTTTTGCAGCTCTTGGGACATCTAGATCAATATATAATCTTAAATTAGGATATTCATGCATCATAACAGTCACCATAGCGTATATAATATCTACACAACTCACAAGAAACCATCTCCATACAAAAACCATAATTGCCAAAATTGCAGTGAGAAAAAGTCAAGCATCAACAAATGTCTACATGCATTCCCATGATGCACATACAAAGTTAAATACCAAAAAGTTGGGATGAATGCTGCCTTCTTCAAAGGAAACTTTAGTATTATGCCATTTCCCATTGCAAAATCTGGgaatgcaaaagaaaaaaagcttGACGTTCGATTTGTCTGAGCTACAAGGGAATAAGGGCCTACCCACAGTACTTTTCACAGCAGGTTCCATTTAGAAGGCAAGGACATTGCTTTCCACAAGCAGTTTGGCAGCCACAAGGATTGTACTGCCGGCATGGCTGATCTTTTCTCTCAGTGATCCGTTTCCTAATTGAATGGTAAGCAGCAGACTTCCAAGTATACTTCAAGCGACGAACTCTACCCCTCCTACGTAAATATCTTGATCTTCTTCTCACTTCATTGTTACCCTAGTGTTCATTTAAATACACCagcacaaaatgaaaaagaaacaaaaaagattagTTCTTAGAGACAAGAAAGTACAGTTTTCTAGGACTATATAATCACAACATCACAATACTAACCGTAGTTCcattaaaatcaaactttGAATAGCCTTCAAGAAGAGAAGTTGCAGCATCACCTGCTTGgcaaaatagtttattctcaGAGCAAGTCATATACTGGAAAACCTCCCAACAAGTCTTCAAACCATTTAATAGGTTTCTGGCTATCAGACAGCTGTCAGGAAAATAAGACTATCTATTAGACGGAAAGATCAATAAACTGGCAGGGAGCAAAATTTCTTGGAAATAATGCATAAGGACTGAAGATGCAAAATGCTGTGAAGATTTCAAACTAAGCATCAGACAAGGGAAAAGAGTATTGCTGTATTTAGCAACAGAGTTTTACAGTTGCCAACCAAACAGCTTGTGCATGGAAACAGCAAATACAAAaccaaattaattagtatataaCTTCATGATGTAAAGGAATATTTGAAAAACGTTAGCTTTCAAATATCATTGAGTTCAATGATggtcattttccttttttgtacAAGAATCTATTGAACACAAATTATTTCCCACTAAAGAGGTAAGAGTAAGTTAGAACTTTCATCATAAATGGTCAAATCAGAATTGCACAAAACGAGATTCATCTCCAACCTTAATatcaaaaaatgatttaatggAAGGAGGAAGCAAAAAGTTGAATAGGGCAGAATATAGATCTGAACCACTGACCTGTTCCTGCCAAAAATTTCAACACCTTTATCAAAGAGGCCTTTTTCAATAGTTTTCCAAGATTTCTCATCACTTAGTTCTTGTTTACACATGTTTTCAGCCACAAACTCGTCTTTTCTCAAGGAGTCATTAGTGCTGATTGCAGGTGGATTAGAAATGATCTCCTGTGACGAGCCAAGGGGAACTCTGACATGCATCAAATTGCGGCTGTCCTGAATTTGCATTTCCTTCTTCCTGGTCTTCCCAGAGGATGAAGATTTTGCATGCTTATGTGAAGAGGAATTagcatcttcattttctttgcgAGAAGTTGACCTAAGTTTCATGTCGCTGGGCAAAACACCTCCACTCGCAACAGAATCCAAATCAAAAGCTGCCGTTTTCTTCTGTTTCTTTTGCTTGCAAACTAGAGCGCGCTCAGCAACTCGCTTGCTCTTCCTCTTGCAGATTCCAACTTTCCCTACAAGCTTACTCTTTGAGGGTGATGAGTGGTGAGTAAAAGCGGTGTCCTGCCTCTGCCCAACCTCTGAATCACTGCTTTCTGAAAGGTTTTTTGCATTTGAAGAAGCACTTTCACTTTGGTGGGACTTCACCCTTCTAGCAGGACCAGAAAATTTCTTCCTAGATGATGTCTGAGCCCCAGCACCATCAGATGAAGAgatgaatttttctttgatatCACCATTCAAGGGTGAGCACGCTGTAGCATTTCTTTCTGACTTGAGAACCTGACAGTGAATATGAAGCTACTTAATACACTGTTTTCCTATTCTTCAAGAAGACAACCCAAGCCACATAAATCATATCAATGAAACACCCAGCACATACCGATCGATAACAATGTGGTCCACATGGTACATTTCCCTCGTCTAGATGGTACCACAGAGGTTGTTTCTCAGCCTGAGAATATTTTACcaagaaaatattagaatCTGGCAAGCAAATCATATAAACATTTAACAGTGAGTTATAAAATCTACTTACCGGAAAGACAAGATCCTGTGAACATCCATGTAACCTGCAATCAAAGACCtgcaaattcaaagaaaagagCAATGGACTTAGCTGTGCGAAAATGGAGCAAAACAACATAATCTAAATGGATGTGTGGTTCTTACAAGACATCGGCGACAAAACAGGTTGTCAAAAGAATCCAGAGCTGCTTCAAGGTCTTTTACAAGAAAGTTATTCATAGTGTGCTCATCATTCCCATTGTTAGAGCCCCCTACAGCACTCTCTTCCTTCGACAAAATTTCATATCTTGCCTGTATAAGATGTTTGACGGTGTTTCATATCTCTGTAAAGCCAGCACAAAGCAAATGGGAAACGGCTGGACCAAAGCTTACACTATGACCAGTTTTTATCAGATAATAAATGGTTGAGAAAACAATAGCAAAGAAATATGCTAATTCATTCAAACTAAAATGCACCAAAACACAGACCACTAATATAGTGGGACAGAAGGGCATACCTTGACTTCAGAAGGGCTTCTGGAGAAACATTGGGCCAGTGATTCCAGCGTGGCATCAGATAAACCAACTTCTTTAATAGTCATGCtagtaatttcaaaattgaaaatataaagaacaATTAGTTAAAGACAAGACTTCGTATAACATTTTGcaatatgtaaaataaaacctGAGTTCCTAACTGAATAATTTGGAATGGGCAGTGACAGAAATGAGAATTGTTTCAGAAAACAAGGTTCTAAGATATAAAAACTGGATATAGCGAACTAAAGCCAAACAGGATTGATATGCCTGGCAACAAATaagcaaaaatttcaaaagtaCCCAAGCCAACAAGcttgaaattaaatgatgCCCGCAACTACCAATTGTCTGTTTCTTCAAGAACATATGGCATGCTGTCATAGTCCATAAAGAGAAACCTTGAAAGAATAACTTCTTTCAATCAGGTAAAAAGTCAGGTGCAATGATGACCCTTGCTAGTAACAAGAAcataaagaagagaaattaaCTAGAGAGCCATGACAAACTGGGATGGAGAGGCAATCATAGAAGAATCAAACTGATTAGAGATCCAAGAGAAGAGAAGCTGTCATGAAGCTAATTCAAGCAGTTAGTGCAAGGACTTGAATGAGCATAGAGTTCAGGTGAAGCACTTAATAAGAAAGAGGAGAATGTAAAGAAGTTAAGTTGCGTAGAGCAAATCTTAGTAGACAAACAGTGATCTGAATAACAACTGAAAGTACTCCTATataattcattataaaaaaaaaaggaattaagAAAAGATGCCAAATTTATATTGGTAGTTAATTATACGAACCGCAGAATATAATCTTCAGAATCCACAAAatctttcttttcctcttcctCAATTACTTCCTCCTCGCTGTCACTGCAGATTAGTGCTTCACCACCATTTTGGTCATAATAAATTCTCCTTCGACTCATCACCGATTGATCCTCAGTCATTCTTTGATTTCTGCaccaaaattattatacaACTTAAATAAACTCTCAATTAAGGAGATGGACTATGTTTACATAAGTAATAGTATTTcacaaatatattttggatGTACAGCATTGCATGTCCAGCACACAGATTTTCTAGCAGCTCCATTGCAGAAATGAGAATATTCTAGTtgtttttagtaaaaaaatgcCTATCCTGAACAATCCAATAGAAGAAAAGTCTGAAGAGTAGGCAAAAGTATGTTTCAATCTGTCAGATAAAGGTACCAAAGATAAATGGAAtatcaataaacaaaaactcCTAAGTATCCCataccaaatttatttttagacaGTCAATGATTGAAGTAGAACATAGAAGTAATTGGAGAAAAACAAAgtatagaattttaattattttacttgtaTTCTACTATTAAAACGTGaatattaaagaatttaaacttgaaaaaaaagttttaatgaGACAAGGACTTAAAAAGGGAgaataacaatataatttgtaaaaataaaatagcaagaccaaaaaaatttaagacaaAACTcagcaattttcatttttttccttttttttttcacaagtAATATAACTAGCCAATAACTAAGAGTTTTGTACCATGTTGTGccatcatttaaaaaaaataaaaaattcatgctTACTTGCCAATCATTTAGGCTCTTTTTGTCTAAAATTTAAGTCAAGCTCAACCCAGTTTGGCTCTCATGCCGTGTACCGAGAAATCCCTCGACCTTTCTACATTTACCGAGTTCTAAACTAACGACTATTGCCGGACTATATGCCTATGTTCAGTTGGAAGAAATGAGAGGAGAGGAGGGGAATGGAGAGAGgcagagagaaaatgaggGACTCAATTTCATTGTTCAGTTTGAAAAGGAATTCATCTCTTTTCTCCTTATTTCTTTCCTctcctttcattttttcaagcCAAACATGCCATAAAATCTTGGCATCCAGGAAAAATAGATGTCTTAAATAGGTAGCCCCCAAGGGAATTTGAACCCCAAAACCTCTTGGTTGAGTACATCACTCAACCTCGTTATCAGCAACCAGATCAAAATTCTCTACAAGATGTTATGGTTTTTCAACATGATTGTTAAGTTGCAATCCAAAGGAGATTGACCTTGTGCACTTTACAGTCAGGTATAGAAATAGACAAGAACGTACCAACGTACAATGGAAATAATTCACAATCAAGACGTATGTAAAGAAGAAGTATACAGAAAACTAGGAATATTAGCTCAACAGTAAGTACGCAAAATACAATGTGATTCAAAATTACCTGTCTAAAAATATCCATGTGGTATAAGGAGGTAATCTTTTATTGTCATTGAGCTTAATAGGACGAATAATATTCTTGGTAGGGTTACTAGATCCATAAACTGCGGTAGAAGCATAACCATCTTCCTGAGATATGTGACTATCTCTATCCCCACTACTTACATCAATACCGTTTTGCACACCAAGCGCTTCTCTTTGCCTCTTTGTTAGTAAATCTACACTACCATGTGTAtttattgtttggttgtttcTTCTCTCCAATGATAGTCTATACAGATGATTTGTAACACCAATCAACTTTTGCCTATTTTTTTCCACCCTTCtctgaggaaaaaaaaaagaggaaatgaATTAACTAACATGTTATGAGGACTATATAAAAAAGAATGCTAGTTAAATCAACAGTGAATTCGTGCAGTAAAAATGCACCTGAACGGAAACAAAATGGTCAGCAGCAACCTGATTCTTTAAACAATCAATAACAGATAAAATCTCCTTACGAGTCAGAGTtccattttctgtttttgtcAACTGTAAGAATTCAACAGATCAAATGATTGAACAAAAGGTTGAAAGAGCTGCTAAAAGGGTAAACAACACTATAGAACAACTTCAAGAACCAAAAGtttacagaaaatgaaatcataataCAAAACCAAAAGAAGACATAGCAAAAAACAGAATTTTCCGCTTGCATTGCAATGTAAAGTATTGCTTATCATACAATAATCAACAAATCATTCAGTAGTAAAAAATTAGCAGATAAAAGTATTAAACTCAAATAGAGATCACCTATGTTTAAAAGTCAATGCACGTTCTTCTGTTTTTTTTCATtccatttataatttttttctacatTTCATTTATGCAATTTCCGTTAAATCATCCACAGATGCATTCTGAAATCccaaaataaagtaaattcaACGACAATTTTCAGTATTCTCCACGTAATGCACCAAATTGTCCAGTATCAAGCgccaaaaaaatcataattaggTCAAATCATCCGCTAAGAACGAATGCAGATATAAGTCTTTCAAATATCAGCTACAACACGTAACGAAAGAAGAAAATACTGAAAAAGGTTAACAGATGAGCATTATCGACGACTTTGACATGAAATTCTGAAAAAGGTTTACAGATGAGCATTATCGACGACTTTGACATGCATTTTCTGAAAAGACTTtccagaaaaataaaattcaaaatcaaataccGAAGAGCTTTTGAGAGGCTCCGATCTGTTAGGAGAGGCAGAAGGCGATGCCTTCGAGGCCATGGCAGTTCGAACCGAAATCGGCAATGCGGGTCCGGATCAAGATCCGATACATTCAGATACAATGCCGAACAAGAATGTAGGGTTTCTGAGAGGATTTGGCGCGTCGGCTTGAAACCCTAACGCTAACATCTACCTCGCcctcaaattttctttctattttaatttgttttggtttgattttctttttttttcaaaattttatttgggccttttagtttgtgttttttgttttttcttgtaataatttggtttaattaaatattgatCGTTGTGAAACGCGTGAGGGAGTGCGTGTGAACCGAATGGAAACTTTTGAACAAGTAAATACATTGGGGGGAAAGGAGTTTGAATTATTTActgtacaaattttatacaCCCTTCTAGGCTCTAGCGCACTAGCACCTacgaaattttcatttttcttttttgcaaaataatttttattccttATCAATTTCAAAACACGTCTGAAAAATgattggtaattttttttttttttgggttaaaattattagtaggGCAGTTAGGGAAAGTCTTATACAAGATGGTctaataaaaatgtattttaaactttatgGTTTTATCACATTTGaatttaaactatttttttaagtatttgaaatatatgaaaatattagGGTGCGAACACGTACACAAAGTTCTATGTGGACTTCAAAAGCatatttagattttacaatgCTGTAAGTTATGTGTTAACATCCGCGAGAACccttgaaaatttaatttttgttagttATTTATAGCATTTTTGCTGGACAACTTGTTAAGGAAGAGTGAGTTTTCTAAATCTCAGATTTTAGATACAGATGCCTACCAGATGACTGCTACTTCAATCCACCACCGAATAAATTGGCATAAAGAAACAATTGCTTTCAGGTTGGTCTTATTACCGAGATGCCACAGATTGCAAAGTGTTGCTCAATGTCGGACAAGGGTATCAGGTAAGTCGCAAAGATTCAGTTGATTTTTCACATTGTGAGGTATTGTTTGTTGTGAATGGGAATTCTACACCGAAGGAGCATTTTCAAGGATTTGCAACACAGCCTTTTATTAGATTTCTACATAGTTTGAACAAGTAAATCATTTCCTGAAAAGAGTGCCTATGGTGTTCGAATATTCTGCTCTCGCATTCAAGCTTGAAGGGTGGTGTTAGACGTGAGATTGAGTCCCAAGTCAGATATATATTGTCCGTCTCATAGTCTAGCTAGTCCGCAAATGTTGTAGCTTAGGCACGAGTCTTGTGACAAGAGAAGTCTTAGCTGAACACCTGCGAGATCAGAGAAAATGCTGGGTAGATAAACTTTGCAGGTCTGATGGATTCTGGCCTCTTAGAACGATAgcataaaattacaatcaattGATCAAGCATTGTTAATGTTAATCAATTAGTAGCCAAACATGCATCCATTCCAATATCTTGTTTTCGTACTAAGATTAGCTTAGTGGTGAGAATACCCATTAACTTTGCATCATTTCCCTTTGCCTGCAAACGTCTCGGTAAAAGGCAAGCTTCAATGTCAATACTCCCTTTTTCTGCTCCAGGAAACAGAGTTAGCTTCCTAGCAAACTTGTTTGCAGGACCACTTCTTGCTGCAGTGGGGTTTCCCCTCCGAAAGTCGAAAACATAGAACCTAGGCAAGTGCAGCTTGTGCATGAAAAAGCCACACGTGGCTTATTAAGTTGAAAACAGCCAATGCAAAATTTTGACAGCTGCGTCATTTATTAATTGGAGGGTCGAGAGCAAACaaaggaaaatggaaaagaaataGGAAagtggaaaagagaaaagagaagaaaataaataaacgaaAAGAGGGAAGCCAAGAgtgaggaaaaagaaaaacgaaaggaaaaagaagaaaaagaaaattaagaaggTGAGAGTGGgaaagaagttgaaaagaGGAATTGAGAGAAATattgcaagaaataaaattggGTAGTTAGATCTATATCCAGTGAGATAGTGGGTAAtagatttatgaaatttaagcagttataatttaatttatgtcatatgcataagtttttatatcaattctaataattaattttttagccCTATATTTTAAGAGAAATCCGAGAATCCAAAAATCCGCAAGAGCTCCAACGAACTCTGAAGTGAAACAGGAGATGCGAgtggatattattattattgttatatattCTATGAAGCATTTATACTTGGtagtatgatttaatataatgttatgattatatatacacatattatatatttcattaagTCATGAGATGTGATTGCCAGTCACCATATGTGTATCATTCCCCATAAGCTCTGCGCATGCGTATTAAGAGTTAGATTACTCCACATGTGCgatgtaattaaatcttattggATATTTAGAGgttttttccccattttacTCATGCAATGATGATCTTGGTGAGTATTAAGAGTTATTTTTCCTAGGTATTATTTGGTGTCGTTTTGtcatatatgtgtgtgtgattTTATGTTTGCTTATGTAATGTGTTCACGGTAGAGTTATGCTATATGATTATGAGCCGCAAgctcattattttcttatgtACCCCATTTCTCCCAAATTTCCCCTAGGTTTCGTGCAattcaattttcaatcaattgaGGTTGGGTCACAACACATATTGCTGCACGACTTACATTTTGAGcacttttatattaatatgtaaatatttatgatgTATGTGTATATAGTGAAATGTGAAGTGAGCAAAGTTcgaatatatttttgtatgaGACACAAATGTTATTATACTTTTATAATACAGACCCAAGGccatttttatatattcatgaaTTAAGTTTGTATCATGAGTTTTAATTATCAAACTGCATGATTTACCTCCGATCTAACATATAGGTCAAGAAGAGTTGTGTAAATTtccctctttcttttctcaagAACTAGAGTTTCTCATTTatgttaaaacaatttttcttgTCTTCCTTTCATTAACTTATTAATTCCCTGTCAAATAAccataattgataactaattACTATACTATACCTATTTTAAAaaccttaatttaatttatgactTAGTATTGGTATTAACTAGTTAAACCACTAATAGtgttttttaatataacattattatgTATTAGATGAAAACATTCAAAGGAGAATTAGAATTTTGATACTTTTtatattaagttttttaaatggcattataataaaacttaGCCGCtcttttaatgaattttttgcTTCGCCCCTCAATTACCATACGAACTTCTTTACAAGTAAGAAAAATTTTGCTCACCCTGCTTTCCAAAGATAGTAGCTGAGGGTATTCTTTACAAGACTCCAAgaattttcttatcttttcgTCTGTGGCATAGCATCTTCTTCATTTGCAATGCCAAATCACATATCCTACCCTCTGCTCAAGTCAATCTCTTGCTTTCACTTTTAGGGATTCAGACTGAACTGCGTTTCCTAAATATTCTGGCGGCAACGGTGGCTGCAGTCTTTATCTAACATCTACCAGTAGCGGGAAATCGAGTTCTTGGTCGggattatgatatttattggAAATAGCAGATCGCCGAATATGAGATACCAGTGGTTGATGATAAGAAATATTTGCTTATGCCAATCTCATCATTGGATTTAGCTTATAGTTTTGCAATTAATGTTTTCgttgtaaaatgaaaaaatggtTTGCAGAGTGATTGAATGACTGTATATAGAGATTTGTTTTTTGATCAAGAGAGGTATGCGAAGAACAGAAAGTTTAGATATGTGCAATCAACTTAACCCTCTGGAGTCCGGAGATTTCGGATcaagaattagaaaaaatgtaaaaatcatGTGCCATTACGGCAATACCAACTGAATCGTTCATTGTGCAGCCAATAAAATCCCACCCACAAGTTTTGTCACTTGCACTGCAAGCAGTGGCTTAGAGACACCTTCATAATTCTTGACTCCGTTAACTAGGAAAAGGGAATAAACAATTTAGGAACATAAATAGGTCTAATATACCGCAGCGTGGACAGAGTCTGCTCCGGCATTGCTGCAATCTATGAAGTGGGAAATTGTGTATCGCCATGATCAATGGTTGCTAGGCGACCTGCCGGAGAAGGAAAGAAGTCTGAAAGTGAAGTTTTAAGGTGGTGATCAAGCTGTTTGCTTCCATATTCTTTCTGCTTTGGGAGGACAAGTCCTTTTGGGATACTATCAATTTGGATGAACCGAATATCCCAATGCAGCTAAAGTTTGGTTCCTTGTGATTTGCCGCTACGGACTAAACTTGTTGAGTTCATCCGAATGCttcccattttctttgtcaCTTTCCTTAGGGGTTTGTCAAGTGCTTATTTTGGATAACAACTGGCAGCATAGCTgctattttcttgtttatcCGCTGTTCGGTTAAAACAACGTGCAAGTGTCCAACTTACAagatgtttcaattttttctttttgtcaagGTAAGCTTCCATATTCTCTACagagaattgatttttttaaataaagcaACGTGCAATCCCACGAggattaaggaaaaaaaaattgcagaaaGAAACCGTCTGAGATACAAGAATGGCTTCAACTATGTTCTACAATTCAGTTAATCCTTCAACAGCTGCTTTCTCAAGAATCCACTTCCCAGTTCCCGTTTacaaaaattcttatattgAATTTTCACGTTATGATCACTGTATTAACAGCAAATTCAGGACCAGAATAATTGGGCAAAGTAGGAACCTGACACAAGTGAAAGCTGCAGTGGCAGAGTCTCTGACTAATAACGGTGACAgtgaaaagaagaaattaacgATTTTGGTGGCTGGTGGTGGGATTGGAGGACTTGTGTTTGCTTTGGCTGCTAAAAGGAAAGGATTTGAAGTACTTGTGTTTGAGAAAGATATGAGTGCTATAAGAGGTGAGGGACTATACAGAGGTCCAATTCAGATACAAAGCAATGCATTGGCTGCTCTGGAAGCTATTGATTTGGATGTTGCTGAGGAAGTTATGAGAGCTGGGTGTGTTACTGGTGATAGAATTAATGGTTTGGTAGATGGGATTTCTGGTTCTTGGTAAGTTGTTAATTTGCTTCTATTGACTGTGgcatttatttctaaaatatgaGTCTGCATTCTGCAGTGTCTATTAGAGATTTTTATGAATGAAAGAACATAGTTTTGAGCCAATTCAATGGTAATGGGTGCGGATTTTTTATACTTCATGGTACAAGTAGCAAACTTCTTATAATACTAAGCTTTATTTGGACACGGTGGATCTTGCTTTTTCTTGTAAATAGTTAAACTGATTTTCAGAATTCTATGAATTCGAGTTTTAGCTTGGGATATGGTCTCTAGTAGTGGACTTTTCTCACATCTGTAAATGTAATTAGACTAGTAGCAATAAAAAACATACTTGATGTAGTTGAGAATGCGTTATTAACCAATTTTCTGGGATTCATTTAAAAGctgttatatatatagtaagtTCTTAGAAGGAGAGCTGTAGCTGTACGCTTCCATTCGCATTAATTGCTATATGGTTGTCAGGTACATTAAGTTTGATACTTTCACTCCCGCAGCAGAAAAGGGGCTTCCAGTCACAAGAGTAATTAGCCGAATGACTTTGCAACAAATCCTAGCTCATGCAGTTGGGAATGATATCGACAGTAAtgttattgattttatggATCATGGAGATAAGGTAATTGAGCTGCTGATTGGTTAAAGATCGTAAATAACTCACAGATTAATTGCTTTACTGGAATAAATTTGGacgatctttttttttatgttgaaatttaTTGTTATGTATTTGAGTGATTTATGAGTTCAGGTCTCCGTAATGCTTGAGAACGGACAACGTTATGCTGGTGATGTTCTAGTTGGTGCTGATGGAATATGGTCCAAGGTATCATCATATAAGCATCATTTTGCTGTTGCTGATGGACAGTGAAAATGATGTGCATTAAGTTTTTCCTTACTTTTGGTGATTGTTTAACTTG
This window contains:
- the LOC102618782 gene encoding histone-lysine N-methyltransferase CLF isoform X2; this translates as MNNFLVKDLEAALDSFDNLFCRRCLVFDCRLHGCSQDLVFPAEKQPLWYHLDEGNVPCGPHCYRSVLKSERNATACSPLNGDIKEKFISSSDGAGAQTSSRKKFSGPARRVKSHQSESASSNAKNLSESSDSEVGQRQDTAFTHHSSPSKSKLVGKVGICKRKSKRVAERALVCKQKKQKKTAAFDLDSVASGGVLPSDMKLRSTSRKENEDANSSSHKHAKSSSSGKTRKKEMQIQDSRNLMHVRVPLGSSQEIISNPPAISTNDSLRKDEFVAENMCKQELSDEKSWKTIEKGLFDKGVEIFGRNSCLIARNLLNGLKTCWEVFQYMTCSENKLFCQAGDAATSLLEGYSKFDFNGTTGNNEVRRRSRYLRRRGRVRRLKYTWKSAAYHSIRKRITERKDQPCRQYNPCGCQTACGKQCPCLLNGTCCEKYCGCPKSCKNRFRGCHCAKSQCRSRQCPCFAADRECDPDVCRNCWISCGDGSLGVPDQKGDNYECRNMKLLLKQQQRVLLGRSDVSGWGAFLKNSVGKHEYLGEYTGELISHREADKRGKIYDRENSSFLFNLNDQFVLDAYRKGDKLKFANHSPDPNCYAKVIMVAGDHRVGIFAKERISAGEELFYDYRYEPDRAPAWARKPEASGSKKEEGGPSSGRAKKLA
- the LOC102618782 gene encoding histone-lysine N-methyltransferase CLF isoform X1 translates to MASKASPSASPNRSEPLKSSSLTKTENGTLTRKEILSVIDCLKNQVAADHFVSVQRRVEKNRQKLIGVTNHLYRLSLERRNNQTINTHGSVDLLTKRQREALGVQNGIDVSSGDRDSHISQEDGYASTAVYGSSNPTKNIIRPIKLNDNKRLPPYTTWIFLDRNQRMTEDQSVMSRRRIYYDQNGGEALICSDSEEEVIEEEEKKDFVDSEDYILRMTIKEVGLSDATLESLAQCFSRSPSEVKARYEILSKEESAVGGSNNGNDEHTMNNFLVKDLEAALDSFDNLFCRRCLVFDCRLHGCSQDLVFPAEKQPLWYHLDEGNVPCGPHCYRSVLKSERNATACSPLNGDIKEKFISSSDGAGAQTSSRKKFSGPARRVKSHQSESASSNAKNLSESSDSEVGQRQDTAFTHHSSPSKSKLVGKVGICKRKSKRVAERALVCKQKKQKKTAAFDLDSVASGGVLPSDMKLRSTSRKENEDANSSSHKHAKSSSSGKTRKKEMQIQDSRNLMHVRVPLGSSQEIISNPPAISTNDSLRKDEFVAENMCKQELSDEKSWKTIEKGLFDKGVEIFGRNSCLIARNLLNGLKTCWEVFQYMTCSENKLFCQAGDAATSLLEGYSKFDFNGTTGNNEVRRRSRYLRRRGRVRRLKYTWKSAAYHSIRKRITERKDQPCRQYNPCGCQTACGKQCPCLLNGTCCEKYCGCPKSCKNRFRGCHCAKSQCRSRQCPCFAADRECDPDVCRNCWISCGDGSLGVPDQKGDNYECRNMKLLLKQQQRVLLGRSDVSGWGAFLKNSVGKHEYLGEYTGELISHREADKRGKIYDRENSSFLFNLNDQFVLDAYRKGDKLKFANHSPDPNCYAKVIMVAGDHRVGIFAKERISAGEELFYDYRYEPDRAPAWARKPEASGSKKEEGGPSSGRAKKLA